CGACATTCATGATGCGATTGGCTGGTCTAATGtagatttaataaattttcaatattttaagaaCTTGCCATCGCAAGATCCAAAAAGAGCAGCTCAAGCAAATCtctttctggaacattttcaaAAGAAGAAGGCAGTTTTAgattatttcgaaaatttatttttgggcAATTCGCCTTTTACTCAAGAGAGTGAAATTCCATTTGATCCCCATTTTGGTCGAGCTTGGCGTCCTTATTACGTACGTAAGTTTGGTTGGAAAGGTGAACGGCTTATCGATGCTTTGGGAAAGGGGTACTCCGTTAAGCAACTGA
The window above is part of the Lucilia cuprina isolate Lc7/37 chromosome 6, ASM2204524v1, whole genome shotgun sequence genome. Proteins encoded here:
- the LOC111690383 gene encoding uncharacterized protein LOC111690383; protein product: MKVQIFLFVLLLASFFQQDQAILNDIHDAIGWSNVDLINFQYFKNLPSQDPKRAAQANLFLEHFQKKKAVLDYFENLFLGNSPFTQESEIPFDPHFGRAWRPYYVRKFGWKGERLIDALGKGYSVKQLKHFGAIPKDYGSRYYPS